The following are from one region of the [Synechococcus] sp. NIES-970 genome:
- a CDS encoding acylneuraminate cytidylyltransferase, which yields MKVVIIVQARMTSTRLPGKVLKEVLGKSLLEYQIERLKQVKSAENIIIATTVNEADQPIIELCKRLSIDYFRGSETDVLSRYYQAALAHRADVVVRVTSDCPLIDPWVINQVIQYYLDNQLEYDYVSNSLERTYPRGMDTEVFSFKALKEAFQEATAQPDREHVTPFIHRQPERYHLGHVKYSEDYSHYRWTVDTLEDFELVQKIIEALYPSNPEFTLEDCLRLLKRYPSWSKINSHIEQKQYGQ from the coding sequence ATGAAAGTTGTAATTATTGTACAAGCTAGGATGACCTCAACACGCTTACCAGGCAAGGTCTTAAAGGAAGTTTTAGGAAAATCTTTATTAGAGTATCAGATTGAAAGATTAAAACAGGTTAAATCAGCAGAAAATATTATTATTGCAACGACAGTTAATGAGGCAGACCAGCCTATTATAGAATTATGTAAACGGCTGAGTATTGATTATTTTCGTGGCTCTGAAACTGATGTTTTATCCAGATATTATCAAGCAGCTTTAGCTCACCGGGCTGATGTTGTGGTGAGGGTTACATCGGATTGTCCTTTGATTGATCCTTGGGTCATTAATCAAGTTATTCAGTATTATTTAGACAACCAGCTTGAATATGATTATGTTTCTAACAGTTTAGAGCGGACTTATCCACGAGGAATGGACACCGAAGTTTTCTCTTTTAAGGCATTAAAAGAGGCTTTTCAAGAAGCAACTGCACAACCAGATAGAGAACATGTCACACCATTTATTCATCGACAACCAGAACGATATCATTTAGGACATGTTAAGTATTCTGAAGACTATAGTCATTATCGTTGGACAGTTGACACACTGGAAGATTTCGAATTGGTTCAGAAAATAATTGAAGCACTTTATCCAAGCAATCCTGAATTCACTTTAGAGGATTGTTTAAGACTACTTAAAAGATATCCAAGCTGGTCAAAAATTAATTCTCATATTGAGCAAAAGCAGTATGGGCAATAA
- a CDS encoding glycosyltransferase family 28 protein, which yields MIRADASSQIGTGHVMRCLALAQALQASDFIVTFLMMGATSPLEERLATNDIRIKYALAKPGSFEDAKQTVHLTQQLQAEWIIVDGYQFGAQYQKILKQAGLKVLFFDDYGHVQHYCADIVLNQNLGANPDWYRHRESYTQLLLGCSYTLLRKEFWSWRGWQREILPVAKKILVTLGGSDPDNVTLKAIHALQQIKNTELDILVVVGGTNPHYVQLQEAVQTMTLNLRLVKNVANMPELMAWADLAIAAGGSTNWELAFMGLPTVVITLADNQRDIAQKLDQLGVVINLGWHLDVTKGAIAQAVSHLLQNSQQQQAMSQKAQQLIDGKGSQRVIEAMQRLTFP from the coding sequence ATGATTCGTGCCGATGCTTCTAGTCAGATAGGAACAGGCCATGTGATGCGTTGTCTCGCTTTGGCTCAAGCCTTACAAGCATCTGATTTTATCGTCACCTTCCTCATGATGGGAGCCACATCGCCTCTAGAAGAAAGACTTGCAACCAACGATATACGAATCAAATATGCTTTAGCAAAACCAGGCAGCTTTGAGGATGCTAAGCAGACCGTTCATCTTACCCAACAATTACAGGCGGAGTGGATTATCGTTGATGGTTATCAGTTTGGAGCACAATATCAAAAAATATTGAAGCAAGCAGGCCTAAAAGTTCTTTTTTTCGATGATTATGGCCATGTTCAACATTATTGCGCTGATATTGTACTAAATCAAAACCTGGGGGCAAATCCTGATTGGTATCGCCATCGAGAAAGTTATACACAGCTTTTATTAGGATGTTCTTACACGCTGTTGCGTAAAGAGTTTTGGTCATGGCGAGGCTGGCAGCGAGAGATACTTCCCGTAGCAAAAAAAATTCTGGTAACTTTGGGAGGTAGCGACCCTGATAATGTCACTTTAAAAGCCATTCATGCTTTGCAACAAATCAAAAATACTGAGCTTGATATTTTAGTCGTTGTCGGTGGCACTAATCCTCATTATGTACAGTTACAAGAAGCCGTCCAGACAATGACTCTGAATTTACGATTGGTAAAGAATGTGGCGAACATGCCAGAATTGATGGCTTGGGCAGATTTGGCGATCGCTGCTGGGGGATCAACCAACTGGGAGTTGGCTTTTATGGGCTTACCCACAGTAGTGATTACCTTGGCAGACAATCAGCGAGACATTGCCCAAAAACTAGATCAGTTGGGAGTAGTCATCAACTTAGGATGGCATCTGGATGTAACAAAAGGGGCGATCGCCCAAGCCGTTTCTCATTTACTGCAAAATTCTCAGCAACAACAAGCTATGTCCCAAAAAGCACAGCAGTTGATTGACGGGAAAGGTAGCCAAAGAGTAATTGAAGCCATGCAGCGACTCACTTTTCCATAA
- a CDS encoding hypothetical protein (conserved hypothetical protein): MKTDKWFYKLFLSQPGMLAELLPEVDADWEFTYSAPVLKEKEFRLDGVFIPVSDDITIPIVFAEAQMQADNNFYRRYFAEIFLYLKQYEVDRTWRGLLILPNPSCKLGSELPYQELFEQRVTKLYLSDLKQKQHLTPNLGLLQFLASDRDQSAELGRRLLNTAETAAEFERRLSLIETILAGKFPDLTKEMIMQILDVKQMDITQSRFYQEISEEGRQQGEARLVLRLLSKRFGTIDEAIANQISQLEISELESLGESLLDFQSLDDLIVWLAASGHTTYPKG, encoded by the coding sequence ATGAAAACAGACAAATGGTTTTACAAATTATTTTTGTCCCAACCGGGGATGTTGGCAGAACTGCTGCCAGAGGTTGATGCAGACTGGGAATTTACCTACAGTGCTCCCGTTCTCAAAGAAAAAGAATTTCGCCTTGATGGGGTGTTTATCCCAGTCTCAGATGACATCACAATCCCCATCGTCTTTGCGGAAGCACAGATGCAAGCGGACAATAATTTCTATCGGCGTTATTTCGCAGAAATCTTTCTGTATCTAAAGCAGTACGAAGTTGATCGCACTTGGCGAGGCTTGCTGATTTTACCGAATCCAAGTTGCAAGCTCGGTTCGGAATTGCCATATCAAGAGCTATTCGAGCAGCGGGTAACAAAACTTTACCTGAGCGACTTGAAACAGAAGCAGCATCTCACCCCGAATCTGGGGTTATTGCAGTTTTTAGCAAGTGATCGGGATCAAAGCGCAGAGTTGGGCAGAAGGCTGTTAAATACCGCAGAAACAGCAGCTGAGTTTGAACGACGCTTAAGTTTGATAGAGACTATACTGGCAGGTAAGTTCCCCGATTTGACCAAGGAAATGATTATGCAAATTTTAGATGTAAAGCAAATGGATATTACCCAATCTCGTTTTTACCAAGAGATTAGTGAAGAAGGCCGTCAGCAGGGAGAAGCCCGTTTAGTTTTACGTCTGCTCTCAAAACGTTTTGGAACTATTGACGAGGCGATCGCCAATCAAATTAGTCAGTTAGAGATCTCAGAATTAGAGTCTTTGGGGGAAAGTCTATTGGATTTCCAAAGTCTGGATGATCTCATAGTTTGGTTAGCCGCATCAGGACATACAACTTATCCTAAAGGATGA
- a CDS encoding surface polysaccharide biosynthesis protein, transferase → MADQILTLRQVREDDCEMLWHWVNQPEVRASAFCSEPIPWEEHQIWFRKKMADPSCYIFIALNEDKIPIGQIRFDPIDQENLQIDISIEDLYRGSGYGTLLILLGVKKILNIDSSKIINAFIRPENKTSIKVFKKADFQYLQSKIVNGIKTEHYQKQNQ, encoded by the coding sequence ATGGCAGACCAAATTCTTACACTGCGTCAAGTCCGAGAAGATGATTGTGAAATGCTATGGCATTGGGTTAATCAGCCAGAAGTCAGAGCCTCTGCTTTCTGTTCAGAACCTATCCCTTGGGAAGAGCATCAGATATGGTTTAGAAAAAAAATGGCTGACCCCAGTTGTTATATCTTCATTGCCTTAAACGAGGATAAAATACCTATTGGTCAAATCCGCTTCGATCCCATAGATCAAGAAAATCTACAAATAGATATTAGTATCGAAGATTTATATAGAGGATCAGGATATGGAACTTTGTTAATATTATTGGGCGTCAAAAAAATCTTAAATATTGACTCTTCTAAGATAATCAATGCTTTTATAAGACCAGAAAACAAAACATCAATAAAAGTCTTCAAAAAAGCAGATTTTCAATATCTTCAGTCAAAGATAGTTAACGGAATTAAAACAGAGCATTATCAAAAACAAAATCAATGA
- a CDS encoding methionyl-tRNA formyltransferase, with translation MNKNENIIIVGSKPWNKNGLKRIRHLFTKRCFFINKKDELSISKLNSLFIKYIFFLHWSWKVPDEIIKNYECICFHMTDLPYGRGGSPLQNLIILGHQKTQLTALRMISEFDAGPVYLKEDLFLGGTAEEIYIRATQLAYQMIEKIIKEQPKPIPQSGEVVTFKRRKPDESKIPQLNSLLSLHDFIRMLDAEGYPKAFLEHQGFRYEFSRSALYNGKIVADVTITPIDEETK, from the coding sequence ATGAACAAAAACGAAAATATTATAATTGTAGGCAGTAAGCCCTGGAATAAAAATGGTCTCAAAAGAATTCGGCATCTCTTCACAAAAAGATGCTTTTTTATAAATAAAAAAGATGAGCTTTCAATAAGTAAATTAAATTCTCTTTTCATAAAATACATTTTTTTTCTGCATTGGTCCTGGAAAGTGCCCGATGAAATAATCAAAAACTATGAGTGTATCTGTTTTCACATGACAGATCTTCCTTATGGTCGTGGTGGAAGTCCTTTGCAAAATTTAATCATTCTCGGACATCAGAAAACACAACTAACAGCTTTACGGATGATATCTGAATTTGATGCAGGTCCAGTTTACTTAAAAGAAGATTTATTCTTGGGAGGAACGGCTGAAGAAATTTATATTCGCGCTACTCAGCTCGCCTATCAAATGATTGAAAAAATAATTAAAGAGCAACCTAAACCTATTCCTCAAAGTGGTGAAGTTGTTACCTTTAAACGACGAAAACCAGATGAAAGCAAGATTCCACAGCTGAATTCATTACTTTCACTTCATGACTTTATACGCATGCTAGATGCAGAAGGTTACCCAAAAGCATTCCTAGAGCATCAAGGATTTCGCTATGAATTTAGTCGCTCTGCACTTTATAACGGCAAGATCGTCGCTGATGTGACCATTACACCAATTGATGAGGAAACCAAATGA
- a CDS encoding LmbE-like protein produces the protein MNVLVVAAHPDDEVLGCGGTIAKHVCQGDQVHVIILAEGATSRDNQRNREKRQTELSDLAKAAHEANNILGVTSLTLHDFPDNRIDSCDLLDVVKVIEQAVKKYSPEIVYTHHRGDLNIDHQLIQQAVVTAIRPLPDNPVKTLLFFEVPSSTEWQIQHAVSVFSPNWFINISETISLKLKALEAYHSEMRSYPHPRSLEAVEYLAKWRGATVGFNAAEAFVLGRKIAK, from the coding sequence ATGAATGTTTTAGTCGTTGCTGCCCATCCGGATGATGAAGTTCTTGGCTGTGGTGGCACAATTGCTAAACATGTCTGTCAAGGTGATCAAGTCCATGTCATCATTCTGGCGGAGGGGGCAACAAGCCGAGATAATCAAAGAAATAGGGAAAAGCGGCAAACTGAGCTTTCAGATTTAGCAAAAGCAGCCCACGAAGCAAATAACATACTGGGAGTAACATCTTTAACGCTACATGATTTTCCGGATAATCGAATCGATAGTTGTGACCTATTAGATGTTGTCAAAGTGATTGAACAGGCTGTAAAAAAATATTCACCAGAAATTGTCTATACCCATCACCGGGGGGATTTAAATATTGATCATCAGTTAATTCAGCAGGCAGTGGTAACAGCCATACGGCCACTACCGGATAATCCAGTAAAAACACTTTTGTTTTTTGAAGTCCCTTCAAGTACAGAGTGGCAAATACAACATGCTGTCTCTGTGTTCTCTCCGAATTGGTTTATTAATATTTCTGAAACAATTTCACTGAAGTTAAAAGCATTAGAAGCTTACCATTCCGAAATGCGTTCTTATCCCCATCCACGTTCTTTGGAAGCAGTTGAATATCTAGCAAAGTGGCGAGGTGCCACCGTTGGTTTTAATGCAGCAGAGGCTTTTGTACTAGGTAGAAAAATCGCAAAATAA
- a CDS encoding N-acetylneuraminic acid synthase domain-containing protein, translating into MKNITVHNQVLGSNNPPFIVAEMSGNHNQSLDRALEIVEAAAKSGVHALKLQTYMADTMTLDLDEGKFFINDPKSLWRGNSLYKLYQQAYTPWEWHEPIFKRCQELGIIGFSTPFDETAVDFLESLDVPCYKIASFENTDLPLIRKVASTGKPMIISTGMASIAELDETVRTAREAGCQDLILLKCTSTYPASPENTNLLTIPHLRELFDVQVGLSDHTLGIGVAVASVALGATFIEKHFTLSRADGGVDAAFSMEPHEMKQLVEETERAWQALGQVRYGATVAEQKSLVFRRSLYVAENIKAGEILTPQNIRRIRPGYGLAPKYYDLVLGKTAKQDLAKGTPLSWDALL; encoded by the coding sequence ATGAAAAATATTACTGTTCATAATCAAGTTTTGGGTTCAAATAATCCACCTTTTATCGTTGCGGAGATGTCGGGGAATCATAATCAATCCCTAGACCGTGCCCTAGAAATTGTTGAAGCTGCCGCAAAATCGGGTGTTCATGCCCTCAAATTGCAGACCTATATGGCAGATACCATGACCTTAGACCTTGATGAAGGGAAATTCTTTATCAATGATCCTAAGAGTCTCTGGCGGGGTAACTCTTTGTATAAGCTTTATCAACAAGCTTATACTCCCTGGGAATGGCATGAACCCATTTTTAAACGGTGTCAAGAATTAGGCATCATTGGTTTTAGTACTCCCTTTGACGAAACGGCGGTTGACTTTCTGGAATCTTTGGATGTGCCCTGCTATAAAATTGCGTCCTTTGAAAATACGGATTTACCTCTCATTCGAAAAGTAGCTAGTACGGGCAAGCCGATGATTATTTCAACAGGAATGGCATCGATCGCCGAACTAGATGAAACTGTCAGAACAGCACGGGAAGCCGGTTGCCAAGATTTGATTTTGCTCAAATGTACCAGCACTTATCCCGCTAGTCCTGAGAATACAAATCTTTTGACTATTCCCCATTTACGAGAATTGTTTGATGTGCAGGTGGGCTTATCAGATCACACCCTCGGGATTGGCGTGGCTGTTGCGAGTGTGGCTCTTGGGGCAACTTTTATTGAAAAGCACTTCACCCTGAGTCGTGCGGATGGGGGCGTTGATGCAGCGTTTTCGATGGAGCCCCACGAAATGAAACAGTTAGTCGAGGAAACAGAGCGGGCTTGGCAGGCTTTGGGACAAGTACGCTACGGAGCAACAGTGGCAGAACAAAAATCCTTAGTATTTCGGCGATCGCTTTATGTAGCAGAAAACATCAAAGCAGGAGAAATTCTCACGCCCCAGAATATCCGCCGGATTCGACCAGGCTATGGACTTGCCCCCAAATACTATGATTTAGTGTTAGGGAAAACCGCGAAACAAGATCTAGCCAAAGGCACTCCCCTTAGCTGGGATGCGCTCTTGTAG
- a CDS encoding ABC-type multidrug/protein/lipid transport system, ATPase component encodes MANSARGHWQQSLKSFVKTHVQNPAYRVVLGTINYNRGLIALNFNANLLSAVFEGSSFGLIFLALQAIASPDATAQVFNNSFLANTGFSAFVAQLSQGQLFVGLIVLAITLQYLRNALEYAGAVSSDYLSARIQALMTEKIFRQVMSFSFACASRYKVGDLTSYITLAAPTVNREIFYWNRLFLNVMTAIAQLVVLLVISPLLFLVTLLVSAGLFWFQKFLLPRIRQTALSVTQFQVGVSKHITESIQGLRVLHTFASQGRSIQTLQALQRDLVPQLEKQSRLIQLATPLGRSLTLTSIGLILLAGYSILQSRSTELLPVLVTFLAVLNRLTLYLNSITACLGVLAQNAGDFQRLEEILQTEDKEFIQSGTVIFKTLKDRIEFRGVSLKYPQTERWALRDVSFALPRGKVVALVGESGAGKSSIADLLIGLYQATQGNIYVDGTSLEEYDLQSWRSQLGVVSQDTFVFNDSILENIRYGKPNATDEEVTQAAIAAQADQFICDLPEAYQTVVGERGYRLSGGQRQRLALARAILKQPQVLILDEATSALDSKSEQLVQEALGQFQESCSILVIAHRLSTITDADEILVLEQGAIVQQGNHHNLLSQPGKYKDYWLRQSTATSS; translated from the coding sequence ATGGCAAACTCAGCCCGAGGGCATTGGCAGCAATCTCTAAAATCTTTTGTCAAAACACACGTTCAGAATCCTGCTTATCGGGTCGTACTGGGGACAATTAACTACAATCGCGGCTTGATTGCCCTAAACTTTAATGCCAACTTACTCTCAGCGGTGTTTGAAGGGAGTAGTTTTGGTTTAATTTTTTTGGCGCTCCAGGCGATCGCCTCCCCCGATGCCACAGCCCAGGTATTTAACAATAGCTTTCTGGCGAATACAGGATTTAGTGCCTTTGTCGCTCAACTGAGCCAAGGGCAGCTATTTGTAGGGCTCATTGTCTTGGCGATCACCCTCCAATATCTGCGCAATGCCTTGGAATATGCCGGTGCAGTATCCTCTGATTATCTGTCGGCGCGGATCCAAGCCCTGATGACCGAGAAAATTTTTCGGCAAGTGATGTCCTTTAGTTTTGCCTGTGCCAGTCGTTATAAAGTAGGCGATCTCACCAGTTACATTACCCTTGCCGCCCCCACAGTCAATAGAGAGATTTTTTATTGGAACCGTTTGTTCCTGAATGTAATGACGGCGATCGCTCAGCTAGTCGTGCTATTGGTGATCTCCCCCCTCCTCTTTTTGGTGACGCTGCTGGTTTCTGCCGGGCTATTTTGGTTTCAAAAATTTCTCTTACCCCGCATTCGTCAGACAGCCCTCTCGGTGACCCAATTTCAGGTGGGGGTTTCTAAACATATCACCGAGAGTATTCAAGGATTACGGGTGCTCCATACCTTTGCGAGCCAAGGCCGCTCCATTCAAACTCTCCAAGCACTCCAACGGGATCTCGTCCCCCAACTCGAAAAACAAAGTCGTTTAATTCAGTTGGCAACCCCCCTAGGACGTTCTCTAACCCTCACTAGTATTGGTCTCATTTTGTTAGCGGGTTATTCGATTCTCCAAAGTCGTTCTACAGAATTGCTCCCTGTCTTGGTGACTTTTCTCGCCGTGCTCAATCGTTTAACGCTTTATCTCAATAGCATTACTGCCTGTCTCGGTGTCCTTGCCCAAAATGCAGGTGATTTTCAACGCCTAGAAGAAATTCTGCAGACTGAGGATAAAGAATTTATCCAGTCTGGTACAGTCATTTTTAAAACCCTCAAGGATCGGATTGAGTTTCGCGGAGTCTCTCTCAAATATCCTCAGACGGAGCGCTGGGCTTTGCGGGATGTCTCGTTTGCTTTACCGAGGGGTAAGGTTGTGGCCTTGGTTGGTGAATCAGGTGCAGGAAAATCTTCCATTGCGGATCTGCTGATTGGGTTATATCAAGCAACTCAAGGCAATATATATGTCGATGGTACTTCCTTGGAGGAGTATGATTTGCAGAGTTGGCGATCACAGTTGGGGGTCGTCAGTCAAGATACTTTTGTATTTAACGATAGCATTCTAGAAAATATCCGCTACGGTAAACCCAATGCAACGGATGAAGAGGTAACCCAAGCGGCGATCGCCGCCCAAGCCGATCAATTTATCTGCGATTTACCAGAAGCTTATCAGACAGTTGTTGGGGAACGAGGCTATCGACTTTCCGGTGGTCAACGGCAACGGTTGGCCTTAGCCCGTGCCATCCTCAAACAACCCCAAGTCCTAATTCTCGATGAAGCGACCAGTGCTTTAGATAGTAAGTCAGAGCAGTTAGTCCAGGAAGCCCTAGGGCAGTTTCAAGAATCCTGTAGCATTCTCGTTATTGCCCACCGCCTTTCGACCATCACAGATGCCGATGAAATTCTTGTCCTAGAGCAGGGAGCAATAGTACAACAGGGCAACCATCATAATCTACTCAGTCAACCAGGGAAATACAAAGACTACTGGCTACGTCAATCTACAGCAACTTCGAGCTAA
- a CDS encoding putative nucleic-acid-binding protein, contains PIN domain encodes MIGIDTNILARFYVNDPNDPEAEQQRTLAYQIFTESTSLFVPLTVILELEWVLRAFYSFQREDFARVIRHLLGLEHVMVEGGERVDLSLQWHLQGLDFADALHLSASRECQRFMSFDDKRFARRAQRLGLQPSVSVPQKL; translated from the coding sequence GTGATCGGGATTGATACGAATATTTTGGCTCGATTTTATGTAAATGATCCCAACGACCCAGAAGCCGAACAGCAAAGAACCCTCGCTTACCAAATTTTCACGGAGTCAACGAGTTTGTTTGTGCCGCTCACGGTCATTTTAGAGTTGGAATGGGTGTTACGGGCGTTTTATTCCTTTCAGCGGGAGGATTTTGCCCGGGTCATTCGACATTTGCTGGGGCTAGAGCATGTGATGGTCGAGGGTGGGGAACGTGTTGATCTGTCTCTGCAGTGGCATTTACAAGGACTAGATTTTGCTGATGCACTCCATCTTTCAGCCAGTCGAGAGTGCCAACGTTTTATGAGCTTTGATGATAAACGTTTTGCTAGACGTGCCCAACGACTAGGTCTTCAACCCTCTGTTTCAGTTCCCCAAAAACTCTAA
- a CDS encoding transcriptional regulator, AbrB family — protein sequence MTTVTVSQKGQIVIPIEIRRRLGIKPGCKLSFSLDGESIRVELQHHPQHQTKIDEGFGLLVCPPTTPRRLSDFDIAQAMREQSDRD from the coding sequence ATGACGACAGTAACTGTTTCCCAGAAGGGACAAATTGTAATTCCGATTGAAATTCGTAGGCGATTGGGTATTAAGCCAGGCTGTAAGCTTTCATTTAGCCTAGACGGGGAGTCTATTCGTGTGGAGCTGCAACATCATCCCCAACACCAGACCAAGATAGACGAGGGATTTGGCCTGTTGGTTTGTCCACCGACAACACCCAGGCGGCTCAGTGATTTTGATATTGCCCAAGCTATGAGGGAACAAAGTGATCGGGATTGA
- a CDS encoding ABC-type multidrug/protein/lipid transport system, ATPase component → MPEAYQTVVEERGYRLSGSQWQRLALARAILKQPQILILDEVTSALDSKSEQLVQKALGQFQESCSIRVIAHRLSAITDADEVIALKQGIIVQQGSHYSLLNQPGKYQDYWLRQSGSA, encoded by the coding sequence TTGCCAGAAGCTTATCAGACAGTTGTTGAGGAAAGAGGCTATCGACTTTCTGGTAGTCAATGGCAACGGTTGGCTTTAGCTCGTGCTATCCTCAAACAACCCCAAATCCTAATTCTCGATGAGGTGACCAGTGCCCTAGATAGTAAATCAGAGCAGTTAGTCCAGAAAGCATTGGGACAGTTTCAAGAATCCTGTAGCATTCGCGTTATCGCCCACCGTCTTTCAGCAATTACGGATGCAGATGAAGTTATTGCCCTAAAACAGGGAATAATAGTACAGCAAGGAAGCCATTATAGTCTGCTCAATCAACCGGGAAAATATCAAGACTATTGGCTGCGTCAGTCTGGTTCAGCCTGA
- a CDS encoding glycosyl transferase, group 1 yields the protein MNNILFYSPYTVFPFHFETDLELIQQHVDQGDQVTFLTCDADLAGCNPNPFHIQERCNACIQRRKNGFELLKLTNKVQFKPWIFLINDDQKVIEQYNELSIKNIHELKSITFQNYDLGTSILSIIIDLTKEPTPEIKQWKNFISKNIRSSLEVYLSIKNHISSGNYEKIYIFNGRSLSLRAALRAAQSSQIETIVHERSGTFNKYRLTYGTYPHDLNYQKLLINNHWHSSQENQSVKQEKACQWFDSRRQGKPQGWYSFTARHDDILPPAFNPQKTNIVIFNSSENEFATIEDWENPIYINQNDGISKLIEHFKSNQDIDFYLRIHPNLKGVKSSQTRFLSNLKNRYNNLHIIGSHEKYSSYLLLDACDLVITFGSTMGIEAAYWKKPSLLLGRAMYEDLDACLRVTSHEEAIRVIQEKSFYLDQAIFKKAHLNSLKYGYYMENHGIPFTIFQQDRVVKLHLNGQRISDGQSIFSKIIWKLKYFYRWYCKNF from the coding sequence ATGAATAATATTCTGTTTTATAGTCCTTATACAGTCTTTCCATTTCATTTTGAAACAGATTTAGAACTTATACAACAGCATGTAGACCAAGGAGATCAAGTCACTTTCTTGACCTGTGATGCTGATCTGGCAGGATGTAATCCTAATCCCTTCCATATACAAGAACGTTGCAACGCCTGTATTCAGAGACGTAAAAATGGATTTGAATTGCTGAAATTAACTAATAAGGTGCAATTTAAACCCTGGATTTTTTTGATTAATGATGATCAAAAAGTTATCGAGCAATATAATGAATTAAGTATAAAAAACATCCATGAACTCAAGTCTATAACATTTCAAAATTACGATCTGGGCACAAGTATCTTGTCAATTATTATTGATTTAACTAAAGAACCTACTCCAGAGATCAAACAGTGGAAAAATTTTATATCTAAAAATATACGCTCTTCATTAGAAGTTTATCTGTCAATCAAAAACCATATATCTTCAGGGAATTATGAAAAGATTTATATTTTTAATGGCAGGTCTCTATCATTGCGAGCTGCATTAAGAGCGGCTCAAAGCTCCCAAATAGAAACTATTGTGCATGAGCGTTCAGGAACATTCAATAAATATAGGCTTACCTATGGAACCTACCCTCATGACTTAAATTATCAAAAACTTTTAATCAACAATCACTGGCACTCATCTCAAGAAAATCAATCAGTCAAGCAAGAAAAAGCTTGCCAGTGGTTTGATTCACGAAGACAAGGAAAGCCCCAAGGATGGTATTCTTTCACTGCAAGACATGATGACATTCTCCCTCCTGCCTTTAATCCCCAAAAAACAAACATTGTAATTTTTAATTCCTCCGAAAATGAATTTGCTACAATCGAGGACTGGGAAAATCCAATTTATATCAATCAAAATGATGGTATTTCAAAACTAATAGAACACTTTAAGTCTAATCAAGACATAGACTTCTATCTCAGAATTCATCCAAATCTTAAGGGCGTCAAAAGCTCACAAACACGCTTTTTATCAAATTTAAAAAACAGGTATAACAACTTACATATTATAGGTTCGCATGAGAAGTATAGCTCATACCTTCTACTAGATGCCTGTGATTTAGTAATCACGTTTGGATCAACAATGGGAATCGAAGCTGCGTACTGGAAAAAACCATCATTGCTTTTGGGGCGAGCCATGTATGAAGATTTAGATGCCTGCTTAAGAGTCACCTCCCATGAGGAAGCAATCAGAGTTATACAGGAAAAATCATTTTACTTAGATCAAGCAATTTTTAAAAAAGCTCATTTAAATTCACTAAAATATGGATACTACATGGAGAACCACGGCATACCTTTCACAATTTTTCAACAAGATCGAGTTGTCAAATTACATCTTAATGGGCAAAGAATTTCAGATGGTCAATCTATTTTCAGCAAGATTATATGGAAACTGAAGTATTTTTATAGATGGTATTGCAAGAATTTTTAG